A window of the Vigna angularis cultivar LongXiaoDou No.4 chromosome 3, ASM1680809v1, whole genome shotgun sequence genome harbors these coding sequences:
- the LOC108325571 gene encoding protein MIZU-KUSSEI 1 codes for MKHHHQNQHQQQIFQRSSSACTATTRNTRRILPSTLSHSRASESEDVSDKLLVGRGSSPSVSTFYHQQQQKGQKLTPQNKLSTLIRSFLNIFTFPTMIPTCKWLTIPSHISITPSLGRKVTGTLFGHRRGHISFAVQLHPRAEPLLLVELAMSTSSLVKEMSSGLVRLALECQKVSTFSASTNGGRQHHKRLFQEPSWTMYCNGRNCGYAVSRTCGDLDWHVLTTVQSVSVGAGVIPLLEDGKGGGGGGGSEGELMYMRARFERVVGSRDSEAFYMLNPDGNGGPELSIFLLRI; via the coding sequence ATGAAACACCACCATCAAAATCAACACCAACAACAAATCTTCCAAAGAAGCTCGAGTGCATGCACAGCCACAACACGAAACACCCGAAGAATCCTACCTTCCACCCTCTCTCACTCCCGCGCCTCCGAATCCGAGGATGTCTCCGACAAACTCCTCGTGGGACGAGGATCATCGCCTTCGGTCTCCACCTTCTACCATCAGCAGCAACAAAAAGGGCAGAAACTAACGCCACAAAACAAGTTATCCACCCTCATACGTTCCTTCCTCAACATCTTCACGTTCCCCACGATGATCCCCACATGCAAGTGGCTCACCATCCCCTCGCATATCTCCATCACCCCCTCTCTCGGCCGGAAAGTCACCGGAACCCTCTTCGGCCACCGCCGCGGTCACATATCCTTCGCCGTGCAGCTCCATCCCCGCGCCGAGCCCCTTCTCCTCGTTGAACTCGCCATGTCCACCTCCTCCCTGGTCAAGGAGATGTCCTCTGGTCTCGTGCGTCTGGCGCTCGAGTGCCAGAAAGTGTCGACGTTCTCAGCGTCCACTAATGGTGGTCGGCAACACCACAAGAGACTCTTTCAGGAGCCTTCCTGGACCATGTACTGCAACGGCAGGAACTGCGGCTATGCAGTGTCCCGCACGTGCGGGGACCTCGACTGGCACGTGCTGACCACCGTCCAGAGCGTGTCCGTCGGCGCCGGCGTGATCCCCCTTCTGGAGGACGGAAAAGGTGGCGGCGGCGGCGGTGGGTCGGAGGGCGAGTTGATGTACATGAGGGCACGGTTTGAACGAGTTGTGGGGAGTCGTGACTCGGAGGCGTTTTACATGTTGAATCCCGATGGTAATGGAGGACCTGAACTTAGTATTTTTCTATTGAGAATATGA